A single Bacillus sp. HMF5848 DNA region contains:
- a CDS encoding PmeII family type II restriction endonuclease, with translation MTQKLSKEELDRIIIKAKAFFKDEIVPSHIANTKKLTRLKEFNLNPFLDKYKASFLTGNDDPESVAKALIYPRVLGTSINTTFGNKLQKFCSEVLEGFASTTSGIDIEFIDKIDGRRKYCQIKAGPNTINKDDVATIKGHFSGVKNLARTNNLNISLTDLMVGVFYGTPEELSGHYKTINQEFPVIVGQEFWHRLTGEIDFYQKITDAIGDVASEIDGSELIEQVIKTLAKEIAKEWNYDPKIVKEVW, from the coding sequence ATGACTCAAAAACTGAGTAAGGAAGAATTGGACAGGATTATCATTAAAGCAAAAGCATTTTTTAAGGATGAAATTGTCCCTAGTCATATCGCTAACACAAAGAAGTTAACAAGATTGAAAGAGTTTAATCTTAATCCTTTTTTAGATAAGTATAAAGCGAGCTTTCTGACTGGGAATGATGACCCTGAGTCAGTAGCAAAAGCCTTAATTTATCCAAGGGTTCTAGGTACATCTATTAACACTACCTTTGGAAATAAGCTACAAAAATTTTGTAGTGAGGTACTTGAGGGCTTTGCATCCACAACCTCAGGAATTGATATTGAGTTTATTGACAAGATTGATGGTAGGAGGAAATACTGTCAGATCAAGGCAGGGCCAAATACAATCAATAAAGATGATGTAGCAACAATTAAAGGTCATTTTTCAGGGGTTAAAAACCTTGCAAGGACTAATAACCTCAATATCAGTCTTACAGACTTAATGGTTGGTGTGTTTTATGGTACTCCTGAGGAATTAAGTGGGCATTATAAGACAATTAATCAAGAATTCCCTGTTATTGTTGGACAAGAATTCTGGCACAGATTGACTGGGGAGATTGATTTCTATCAGAAGATTACAGATGCAATTGGTGATGTAGCATCAGAGATTGATGGCTCTGAATTAATTGAGCAAGTAATCAAAACTCTGGCTAAAGAGATTGCTAAAGAGTGGAATTATGACCCTAAAATAGTAAAAGAAGTTTGGTAA
- a CDS encoding HNH endonuclease, translating into MERKKRFLNWLEENTKLSANTLGKYTSAINTISKEFNQEGLLEGNIYNLTDPESIENIITKYLTIPKFLSKDTKGNRMYSNALKYYKKYTESEKNTFLLLSEIEQYKIAYKKEIREKGEDSKGRIIISDMPRDRPHYKAINNDKVWIRNPKIASDTIAIANNLCEFDRSHQYFTSKFSKENYVEAHHLIPMKYQEKFNNSLDVYSNVVSLCLVCHKKLHFGLFKDKQEILDKLYNQRINRLNESGIAIDIADLYSLYQD; encoded by the coding sequence ATGGAGAGGAAAAAAAGGTTTTTAAACTGGTTAGAGGAAAATACAAAACTTTCAGCTAATACACTTGGGAAATACACCAGTGCAATTAATACAATATCAAAAGAGTTTAATCAAGAGGGATTGTTAGAAGGTAACATATATAATCTTACTGATCCAGAAAGTATTGAAAACATTATAACTAAATACTTAACTATCCCTAAATTCCTCAGTAAAGATACAAAAGGAAATAGAATGTACAGTAATGCTTTAAAGTATTATAAAAAGTATACAGAGTCTGAAAAAAACACCTTCTTACTGCTGAGTGAGATAGAGCAATATAAAATAGCTTATAAAAAGGAAATCAGAGAAAAGGGTGAGGACTCTAAAGGAAGAATCATAATTTCTGATATGCCTAGGGATAGACCACACTATAAAGCAATTAATAATGATAAAGTTTGGATTAGAAACCCTAAAATTGCAAGTGATACAATTGCAATTGCAAATAATTTATGTGAGTTTGACAGATCTCATCAATATTTCACTTCTAAATTTAGCAAGGAAAACTATGTTGAGGCACACCATTTAATACCTATGAAATATCAAGAGAAATTTAATAATAGCTTAGATGTTTATTCAAATGTTGTTTCCCTTTGTCTGGTCTGTCATAAAAAGCTACATTTTGGTTTATTTAAGGACAAACAAGAAATCCTTGATAAGTTATACAACCAAAGGATAAATAGACTAAATGAAAGTGGTATAGCTATTGATATTGCTGATCTGTATAGCTTATACCAAGACTGA
- a CDS encoding DUF2059 domain-containing protein, producing the protein MNNIEYDNNGRAKYHPDLHPNHGKHYTLSELEYICKFYESDGRKSVAATVGRTESTIAALVHTLRKNKKYDYYKNLNKFW; encoded by the coding sequence ATGAATAATATTGAATATGATAATAATGGTAGAGCTAAGTATCATCCTGATTTACATCCTAATCATGGAAAACACTATACTCTTTCAGAATTAGAGTATATCTGCAAATTTTATGAATCTGATGGGCGTAAAAGTGTAGCTGCCACAGTTGGAAGAACTGAATCAACTATTGCTGCCCTTGTACATACATTAAGAAAAAATAAAAAATATGACTATTATAAAAACCTAAACAAATTTTGGTGA
- the dcm gene encoding DNA (cytosine-5-)-methyltransferase codes for MYTISKDKVRLLMKENGINTQKDLAEQLGISKNQLSMLLSPNFNPIKSNAMKLCEVLDAKFDEIIEPEQISFLDDTYNSISDQTQEKEINVADFEGDTFVDVKGIKANKSYTCVELFAGAGGLGLGLEEAGFESKGLVELDKYACQTLRKNRPNWNVIEKDIVEVAEQGIKDFVDIPIGELDLLSGGYPCQAFSYAGKKMGLSDARGTLFYHYAQILKQLLPKTFLAENVRGLVNHDDGKTLSLMLKVFSDIGYTVKWKVLKALDYDVAQKRERIVIIGIRNDLVNDYNLEYHLPEPYGYQLTLKDILKDVPESSGAKYPESKKKVLDLVPPGGYWRDLPDDIARDFMGKSYYSGGGRTGMARRLSWDEPSLTLTCSPAQKQTERCHPDETRPFTVREYARIQSFPDDWEFDCSVNNAYKQIGNAVPVNMAKAIGLSIVNVLNQVN; via the coding sequence TTGTATACAATAAGCAAAGATAAAGTCAGATTGCTTATGAAAGAAAATGGAATTAACACTCAAAAAGATTTAGCAGAACAGTTAGGCATTAGTAAGAATCAACTCTCCATGCTACTCTCCCCTAACTTTAATCCTATTAAATCTAATGCTATGAAACTATGTGAGGTATTAGATGCAAAATTTGATGAGATTATTGAGCCTGAGCAAATATCTTTTCTAGATGATACATATAATAGTATTTCAGATCAGACTCAGGAAAAAGAGATTAATGTAGCTGACTTTGAGGGAGATACCTTTGTAGATGTCAAAGGTATTAAAGCAAATAAGAGCTATACCTGTGTAGAGCTATTTGCAGGAGCAGGTGGTCTTGGACTTGGTCTTGAAGAGGCAGGATTTGAGTCAAAAGGTCTTGTAGAATTAGACAAGTATGCCTGCCAGACTCTGAGAAAGAACAGACCTAACTGGAATGTAATAGAAAAAGACATTGTAGAAGTAGCTGAACAAGGGATTAAAGACTTTGTTGATATTCCTATTGGGGAGTTGGACTTGTTATCAGGTGGTTATCCATGTCAGGCATTTAGTTATGCAGGAAAGAAAATGGGATTATCTGATGCAAGAGGTACACTGTTTTATCATTATGCTCAAATCTTAAAACAGCTATTGCCTAAAACTTTCTTAGCTGAAAATGTCAGAGGCTTAGTAAATCATGATGATGGGAAAACATTATCCTTAATGCTTAAAGTCTTTTCTGATATTGGCTATACAGTTAAATGGAAAGTCTTAAAGGCATTAGACTATGATGTAGCTCAGAAAAGAGAAAGGATAGTTATTATAGGGATTAGAAATGATCTTGTTAATGACTATAACCTTGAATATCATTTACCTGAGCCTTATGGTTATCAGCTTACTCTGAAAGATATACTAAAAGATGTTCCAGAATCATCAGGAGCAAAGTATCCTGAGTCTAAAAAGAAAGTCTTAGACCTTGTGCCTCCTGGAGGATACTGGAGAGACTTACCGGATGATATAGCTAGAGATTTCATGGGAAAAAGCTATTACTCAGGAGGAGGCAGAACAGGTATGGCAAGGAGGTTATCATGGGATGAACCTTCTTTAACACTAACCTGCTCTCCTGCTCAAAAACAGACTGAAAGATGCCATCCAGATGAAACTAGACCATTTACAGTAAGAGAATATGCTAGAATTCAAAGTTTCCCTGATGATTGGGAATTTGACTGTTCAGTTAATAATGCATATAAACAAATTGGAAATGCTGTCCCAGTAAATATGGCTAAAGCCATTGGACTTTCAATTGTTAATGTATTAAATCAGGTTAACTAA
- a CDS encoding tyrosine-type recombinase/integrase, with protein MNTAQPIRDLKQVNDLMDVYEKGSKQYLLLAYALNTGLRISDILKANVKDSLKGIWKDRETKTGKEKIIELTPKLQLLIRDFIDAHDLQAEDYLFYSNKDRTKPISRVQAHRIVAKAGDMIGITLSCHSLRKTFGYIAYKQGVDLSLLQYIFNHSTQAVTLRYIGITQDEANKVTSTMSIGI; from the coding sequence ATGAATACAGCTCAGCCAATCAGAGATTTAAAGCAGGTCAATGACTTAATGGATGTTTATGAAAAAGGCTCAAAGCAGTATTTATTGTTAGCCTATGCCCTTAATACAGGACTAAGGATTAGTGACATACTTAAAGCAAATGTAAAAGACAGCCTTAAAGGAATCTGGAAAGACAGAGAGACAAAGACAGGCAAAGAAAAGATAATAGAGCTTACTCCAAAGTTACAGCTACTGATAAGAGATTTTATAGATGCTCATGATCTGCAAGCTGAGGATTATCTCTTTTACAGTAACAAGGACAGGACAAAGCCAATAAGCAGAGTACAGGCTCATAGGATTGTAGCTAAGGCAGGAGATATGATAGGAATAACCCTAAGCTGTCATAGTCTGAGAAAGACTTTTGGCTACATTGCTTATAAACAGGGGGTAGACCTTTCATTACTGCAATACATCTTTAATCACAGTACACAGGCAGTAACATTAAGGTATATAGGGATAACACAGGATGAGGCTAATAAGGTAACATCCACAATGTCTATAGGGATTTAA